In Holophagales bacterium, one DNA window encodes the following:
- a CDS encoding peptidase → MRRPLLAISSLLLALLLGGSTTADAASTITIVVNDGAGEGFNDPTAVAPVGGNTGTTLGQQRLIVFQKAAEIWGNLINSPVEILVRSQFDAQTCSASGAVLGSAGTLTIHRDFTNAPVAGTWYHQALANSLAGSDLDPATPDINATFNSALDTGCLPGTTGWYYGIEPGAPTTQIALLPVVLHELAHGLGFANFVNEATGAQQSGFPDIYSVFTFDDTTGLFWTAMNDAQRVASAINTFNVVWTGPRVTVEAADYLGDRPELSVTAPPAIAGDKIAQAATFGAPLTNVGLSGPVALVNDGVGTTSDACEAMTAGSLSGKIALIDRGTCTFIIKVKNAQDAGAIGAIIANNAASGLPGMGGTDATITIPSLGIQQADGTAIKGQLPAPGVTATLRTNAARLAGADTAGNVLLNAPNPVQLGSSISHFDPLTTPNTLMEPAINVDLFRKVDLTKAQLEDVGWKVVRFADGFEWGDKTAWSTSTP, encoded by the coding sequence ATGCGCCGCCCTCTTCTCGCTATCTCCTCCCTGCTGCTCGCTCTCCTGCTCGGCGGGTCGACGACCGCCGACGCCGCCTCGACGATTACCATCGTCGTCAACGACGGCGCCGGTGAGGGCTTCAACGACCCGACGGCGGTCGCCCCGGTCGGCGGCAACACCGGCACGACGCTCGGCCAGCAGCGGCTCATCGTCTTCCAGAAGGCCGCCGAGATCTGGGGCAACCTGATCAACTCGCCGGTCGAGATCCTCGTCCGTTCGCAGTTCGACGCCCAGACCTGCAGTGCCTCCGGCGCCGTGCTCGGCTCGGCGGGCACGCTCACGATCCATCGCGATTTCACCAACGCCCCGGTGGCCGGCACCTGGTATCACCAGGCGCTCGCCAACTCGCTCGCCGGCAGCGACCTCGACCCGGCGACCCCCGACATCAACGCCACCTTCAACAGCGCGCTCGACACCGGCTGCTTGCCCGGCACGACCGGGTGGTACTACGGCATCGAGCCCGGCGCGCCGACGACACAGATCGCCCTGCTTCCGGTCGTCCTGCACGAGCTCGCGCACGGGCTCGGCTTCGCCAACTTCGTCAACGAGGCAACGGGCGCACAGCAGAGCGGCTTCCCCGACATCTACTCGGTCTTCACCTTCGACGACACGACCGGCCTGTTCTGGACGGCGATGAACGACGCCCAGCGCGTCGCCTCGGCGATCAATACGTTCAACGTCGTGTGGACCGGACCGCGCGTCACCGTCGAGGCCGCCGACTATCTCGGCGACCGCCCCGAGCTCAGCGTCACGGCACCGCCAGCGATCGCCGGCGACAAGATCGCTCAGGCGGCGACCTTCGGAGCCCCGCTGACCAACGTCGGCCTCAGCGGGCCCGTCGCTCTCGTCAACGACGGAGTCGGCACCACCTCGGATGCCTGCGAAGCGATGACCGCCGGCAGCCTCAGCGGCAAGATCGCTCTGATCGACCGCGGCACTTGCACGTTCATCATCAAGGTGAAGAACGCCCAGGACGCCGGCGCGATCGGCGCGATCATCGCCAACAACGCGGCGAGCGGACTGCCCGGGATGGGCGGCACCGACGCGACGATCACCATTCCCTCGCTCGGCATCCAGCAGGCCGACGGCACGGCGATCAAGGGCCAGTTGCCGGCGCCGGGAGTGACCGCCACGCTGCGGACGAACGCTGCCCGACTCGCCGGTGCCGACACGGCCGGCAACGTGTTGCTCAACGCTCCGAATCCGGTCCAGCTCGGCTCGTCGATCTCGCACTTCGATCCGCTGACCACGCCGAACACCCTGATGGAGCCGGCGATCAACGTCGATCTCTTCCGCAAGGTCGACCTGACCAAGGCGCAGCTCGAGGACGTCGGCTGGAAGGTCGTCCGCTTCGCCGACGGTTTCGAGTGGGGCGACAAGACCGCCTGGTCGACGTCGACGCCCTGA
- a CDS encoding EAL domain-containing protein — protein sequence MGEPGSPGRQPLGGTVAPDGDIFRAIIDHAPIGIWLLRADGHLAFVNKTYCDAVGIGEEQFLAAPHYSELYEPETAARCMASDAAALAHPGLHTSREHVRFTDGRLHEIEILKLRLTDEAGAVTGLIGLSLDVTERIAAEDRLRLLASVFENLREGAIITDPRGTILDVNPAFTAITGYTRDEALGQSTRLLNSGRHHPEYFREMWEALASSGRWSDEVWNRRKDGSIYPEWLSISAVRDADGAVVRYVAVFSDISRLKRQEQEAPASRAPRSADGSAESCPVDRPDGAGARPRSPQRQLHGGRLPRPRRLQADQRPLRARRRRRAAGGDRSTAHRVAARRGHRRPSRRRRVRPLAARPRHGRGSRGGPAARPRGGRATRRPDHRRRAGDRHREPRCLSLRGLRCRSRRAAAPRRPGDVPGQARRAEPLPPLRSRPRPAGEGARRAGRAVAAGARSSWLELHYQPEVNMRTGELLALEGLARWRHPERGLLLPGDFLPDLEGSDIELAFGDWVIAAALDQLLAWRAEGLECTVSVNVVARHLLEDGFVRKLERLLAERGPIPAGKLQFEVLESFALTDLFRASEVIESCRRLGVSFAIDDFGTGYSSLTYLRRLPVEALKIDQSFVRNMLHDPGDLVIVDGVVALGEAFGRTIVAEGVETVEHGLALLRLGCEVGQGHGIAHPMPAAELRGWAASWVPDVRWRTRERRAYAASDLPLLLAGRQHEDWIEAIESFVRSGSGAIVPPLDATSCPVGSWLAGSGRLRHAHRPELAAVVEAHQQAHDLGCEIVARRKGDDLVGAEVLLDDLHRQLDTLLESLRALQIAVFG from the coding sequence ATGGGCGAGCCTGGGTCGCCGGGTCGGCAGCCGTTGGGGGGCACCGTCGCGCCGGATGGGGACATCTTCCGGGCGATCATCGACCACGCGCCGATCGGCATCTGGCTGCTGCGCGCCGACGGACATCTGGCGTTCGTCAACAAGACCTACTGTGACGCCGTGGGGATCGGCGAGGAGCAGTTCCTCGCCGCGCCCCACTACTCCGAGCTCTACGAGCCGGAGACGGCGGCGCGCTGCATGGCGTCGGACGCCGCGGCGCTGGCCCACCCCGGTCTGCACACTTCGCGCGAGCACGTCCGCTTCACCGACGGCAGGCTGCACGAGATCGAGATTCTCAAGCTGCGCCTGACCGACGAGGCGGGTGCGGTCACCGGGCTGATCGGCCTCAGCCTCGACGTGACCGAGCGCATCGCCGCCGAGGATCGACTCCGTCTCCTGGCGAGCGTCTTCGAGAACCTGCGGGAAGGGGCGATCATCACCGACCCGCGCGGCACGATCCTCGACGTCAACCCGGCCTTCACCGCGATCACCGGCTACACGCGCGACGAGGCGCTCGGCCAGAGCACGCGCCTGCTCAACTCCGGCAGACACCATCCCGAGTACTTCCGCGAGATGTGGGAGGCCCTGGCGAGCTCGGGTCGCTGGAGCGACGAGGTGTGGAACCGGCGCAAGGACGGCTCGATCTACCCGGAGTGGTTGAGCATCTCGGCGGTCCGCGACGCCGACGGGGCGGTCGTGCGCTACGTCGCGGTCTTCTCCGACATCAGCCGGCTCAAGCGCCAGGAGCAGGAGGCTCCAGCGTCTCGCGCACCACGATCCGCTGACGGGTCTGCCGAATCGTGTCCTGTTGACCGACCGGATGGCGCAGGCGCGCGCCCACGGTCGCCGCAGCGGCAACTTCATGGCGGTCGCCTACCTCGACCTCGACGCCTTCAAGCCGATCAACGACCGCTTCGGGCACGCCGCCGGCGACGAGCTGCTGGTGGCGATCGCTCGACGGCTCACCGAGTCGCTGCGCGGCGGGGACACCGTCGCCCGTCTCGGCGGCGACGAGTTCGTCCTCTTGCTGCTCGACCTCGGCACGGTCGGGGATCTCGAGGCGGCCCTGCGGCGCGTCCTCGAGGTGGTCGCGCAACCCGTCGACCTGATCACCGCCGCCGAGCGGGTGACCGTCACCGCGAGCCTCGGTGCCTGTCCCTGCGAGGACTGCGATGCCGATCTCGACGAGCTGCTGCGCCACGCCGACCAGGCGATGTACCAGGCCAAGCGCGAAGGGCGGAACCGCTTCCACCTCTACGATCCCGTCCACGACCTGCGGGCGAGGGCGCGCGGCGAGCGGGTCGAGCGGTTGCGGCAGGCGCTCGATCGTCATGGCTCGAGCTGCACTATCAGCCCGAGGTCAACATGCGGACCGGCGAGCTGCTGGCGCTCGAGGGCCTGGCGCGATGGCGCCATCCGGAGCGCGGGCTGCTGCTTCCCGGCGACTTCCTGCCGGACCTCGAAGGCTCCGATATCGAGCTCGCGTTCGGCGATTGGGTCATCGCCGCAGCGCTCGACCAGCTCCTCGCCTGGCGTGCCGAAGGGCTCGAGTGCACCGTCTCGGTCAACGTCGTGGCGCGACACCTGCTCGAAGACGGGTTCGTGCGCAAGCTCGAGCGGCTGCTCGCCGAGCGGGGTCCGATCCCGGCCGGCAAGCTCCAGTTCGAGGTGCTCGAGTCGTTCGCCCTCACCGACCTCTTCCGCGCCAGCGAAGTCATCGAGAGCTGTCGCCGCCTCGGCGTGAGCTTCGCGATCGACGACTTCGGTACCGGCTACTCCTCGCTCACCTACCTGCGCCGGCTGCCGGTCGAAGCGCTCAAGATCGACCAGTCGTTCGTCCGCAACATGCTGCACGATCCCGGCGACCTGGTGATCGTCGACGGCGTGGTGGCGCTCGGCGAGGCCTTCGGCAGGACGATCGTCGCCGAGGGCGTCGAAACGGTCGAGCACGGACTTGCCCTGCTGCGCCTGGGTTGCGAGGTCGGCCAGGGGCACGGCATCGCCCACCCGATGCCCGCTGCGGAGTTGCGCGGATGGGCGGCGTCGTGGGTTCCCGACGTGCGCTGGCGCACCCGCGAACGGCGAGCGTACGCCGCCTCGGACCTCCCGTTGCTGCTGGCTGGCCGACAGCACGAAGACTGGATCGAGGCGATCGAGTCGTTCGTCCGCTCGGGGTCGGGAGCGATCGTCCCGCCACTCGATGCGACGAGCTGCCCGGTCGGCAGCTGGCTCGCCGGCTCGGGCCGGTTGCGCCACGCCCATCGCCCCGAGCTCGCCGCCGTGGTGGAGGCCCATCAGCAGGCCCACGACCTCGGCTGCGAGATCGTCGCGCGCCGCAAGGGTGACGATCTCGTCGGTGCCGAGGTGCTGCTCGACGATCTCCACCGCCAGCTCGATACCCTGCTCGAAAGTCTCCGCGCCCTGCAGATCGCCGTCTTCGGCTGA
- the ettA gene encoding energy-dependent translational throttle protein EttA gives MPQFIYAMKNLRKLTPQGKEILKGIWLSFYYGAKIGVIGHNGAGKSTLLRIMAGLDKDFDGEAGLLEGYTVGLLPQEPKLPEGKTVLECVEEAVAGKRAILNRYEELAANYSDETADEFSRLQDQIDAHNLWELDRQLEIAMDALRLPPADQEVSILSGGERRRVALCRLLLIEPDLLLLDEPTNHLDAESVAWLERHLAEYKGTIVAVTHDRYFLDNVAGWILELDRGAGIPWEGNYSSWLEQKQKRLEQEEKEASSRRRTLEHELEWVRMSPRARQAKGKARLSAYEQLLAEEQAAEKRGPSNEILIPAGQRLGDTVIEATGLAKSYGDNLLFENLSFILPRGGIVGVIGPNGAGKTTLFRLLVGQEQPDAGTLKIGETVVLSYVDQSREALDGERTLFQEISDGGKDIVLVGKREVNSRAYCSWYNFKGADQQKKVKDLSGGERNRLHLAKLLKDGGNVLLLDEPTNDLDVDTLRALEDALLAFPGCAVVISHDRWFLDRIATHILAFEGDSQVTWFEGNYQDYEADRHRRLGSDADQPHRIKYRPLVR, from the coding sequence ATGCCCCAGTTCATCTATGCCATGAAGAACCTGCGCAAGCTCACCCCGCAGGGCAAGGAGATCCTCAAGGGCATCTGGCTCTCCTTCTACTACGGGGCGAAGATCGGCGTCATCGGCCACAACGGCGCCGGCAAGTCGACGCTGCTGCGCATCATGGCCGGGCTCGACAAGGACTTCGATGGCGAAGCGGGGCTGCTCGAGGGCTACACCGTCGGCCTGCTGCCGCAGGAGCCGAAGCTCCCCGAGGGCAAGACCGTGCTCGAGTGCGTCGAGGAGGCGGTGGCCGGCAAGCGGGCCATCCTCAACCGCTACGAGGAGCTGGCGGCGAACTACAGCGACGAGACCGCCGACGAGTTCTCGCGCCTCCAGGACCAGATCGACGCACACAACCTCTGGGAGCTCGACCGCCAGCTCGAGATCGCGATGGACGCCCTGCGCCTGCCGCCTGCCGACCAGGAGGTGTCGATCCTCTCGGGCGGCGAGCGGCGCCGCGTCGCGCTCTGCCGGCTGCTGCTGATCGAGCCCGACCTGCTGCTGCTCGACGAGCCGACGAACCACCTCGACGCCGAATCGGTCGCCTGGCTCGAGCGGCATCTGGCCGAGTACAAGGGCACGATCGTCGCCGTCACCCACGACCGCTACTTCCTCGACAACGTCGCCGGCTGGATCCTCGAGCTCGACCGCGGCGCCGGCATTCCCTGGGAGGGGAACTATTCCTCGTGGCTCGAGCAGAAGCAGAAGCGGCTCGAGCAGGAGGAGAAGGAGGCCTCGTCGCGCCGTCGCACCCTCGAGCACGAGCTCGAGTGGGTGCGCATGTCGCCACGCGCCCGCCAAGCCAAGGGCAAGGCGCGGCTCTCGGCCTACGAGCAGCTGCTCGCCGAGGAGCAGGCGGCCGAGAAGCGCGGCCCGTCCAACGAGATCCTCATCCCGGCCGGCCAGCGTCTCGGCGACACGGTGATCGAGGCGACCGGCCTCGCCAAGTCCTACGGCGACAACCTGCTCTTCGAGAACCTCTCCTTCATCCTGCCGCGCGGCGGCATCGTCGGGGTGATCGGCCCCAACGGCGCCGGCAAGACCACCCTCTTCCGCCTGCTGGTCGGCCAGGAGCAGCCCGACGCCGGGACGCTCAAGATCGGCGAGACGGTGGTGCTCTCCTACGTCGACCAGAGCCGCGAGGCGCTCGACGGCGAGCGCACGCTCTTCCAGGAGATCTCCGACGGCGGCAAGGACATCGTCCTCGTCGGCAAGCGCGAGGTCAACTCGCGCGCCTACTGCTCCTGGTACAACTTCAAGGGCGCCGACCAGCAGAAGAAGGTCAAGGACCTCTCGGGCGGCGAGCGCAACCGCCTGCACCTCGCCAAGCTGCTCAAGGACGGCGGCAACGTCCTGCTGCTCGACGAGCCGACCAACGACCTCGACGTCGACACCCTGCGCGCCCTCGAGGACGCCCTGCTCGCCTTCCCCGGCTGCGCGGTGGTGATCTCGCACGACCGCTGGTTCCTCGACCGCATCGCGACGCACATCCTCGCCTTCGAGGGCGACAGCCAGGTCACCTGGTTCGAGGGCAACTACCAGGACTACGAGGCCGACCGGCACCGCCGCCTCGGCTCCGACGCCGACCAGCCGCACCGCATCAAGTACCGGCCGCTGGTGCGCTGA
- a CDS encoding nucleotidyl transferase AbiEii/AbiGii toxin family protein: MSLGKLQQEVLAAFFHLQKGFFLTGGAALSAFYLDHRPTHDLDLFTESDLLNDGDRTLRTVAAELGATVDEIQTAPDFRRRLLTRSNEGVLVDLVRDRVAQLEVRKRAFGSVLVDTPTEIQANKLCAILSRSEVRDLVDLAALERFGLPVDERAIAAACRKDAGLTAAQLAWVLERFTIPETMPPLGGMTAGDLSRYRDELVTRLVRFARPG; encoded by the coding sequence GTGAGCCTCGGTAAGCTGCAGCAGGAGGTCCTCGCGGCGTTCTTCCATCTCCAGAAGGGCTTTTTCCTCACCGGGGGCGCAGCACTCTCGGCCTTCTACCTCGATCACCGACCGACTCACGACCTCGACCTCTTCACCGAAAGCGATCTGCTCAACGACGGGGACCGCACCCTGCGCACGGTCGCCGCCGAGCTCGGCGCCACGGTGGACGAAATCCAGACGGCTCCCGACTTCCGGCGGCGACTCCTCACTCGATCGAACGAGGGTGTCCTCGTCGACTTGGTGCGCGACCGAGTGGCACAGCTCGAGGTTCGCAAGCGGGCCTTCGGTTCAGTGCTGGTCGACACACCGACCGAGATCCAAGCCAACAAGCTTTGTGCGATTCTCTCGCGCTCGGAGGTTCGGGATCTCGTCGACCTCGCAGCCCTCGAGCGGTTCGGCTTGCCCGTCGACGAACGGGCGATCGCCGCGGCATGCCGCAAGGACGCCGGCCTCACCGCCGCTCAGCTCGCATGGGTCCTCGAGCGGTTCACCATCCCCGAGACCATGCCACCGCTCGGCGGCATGACGGCTGGCGACCTGTCTCGCTATCGCGACGAGCTCGTCACCCGCCTCGTGCGGTTCGCCCGCCCCGGCTAG